A single genomic interval of Streptomyces sp. 1222.5 harbors:
- a CDS encoding alpha-amylase family protein, which produces MARRTLPAVLALATGLLIGMNPTSAEASPPGTKDVTAVLFEWNYASVAKECTGTLGPAGYGYVQVSPPAEHIQGSQWWTSYQPVSYKIAGRLGDRTAFRNMVNTCHSAGVKVVVDTVVNHMSAGSGTGTGGSSYTKYDYPGLYSSHDFDDCTSQVSNYADRWNVQHCELVGLADLDTGEEYVRGAIAGYMNDLLTLGVDGFRIDAAKHIPAGDLANIKSRLTNPSVYWKQEVIYGAGEAVQPTEYTGNGDVQEFRYAYDLKRVFTSEKLAYLTNYGEGWGYLSSSVAGVFVDNHDTERNGSTLNYKSGANYTLANVFMLAWPYGAPDVNSGYEWSDADAGPPNGGAVNACWQDGWKCQHAWPEIVRMVAFRNATRGQAVSNWWDNGNNAIAFGRGSKGYVAINHESSALTRTYQTSLPAGTYCNVQNNTTVTVNSAGQLTATLGANTALAVYAGKPSC; this is translated from the coding sequence ATGGCACGCAGAACCCTCCCCGCGGTGCTGGCCCTCGCCACCGGCCTCTTGATTGGCATGAACCCGACGAGCGCTGAGGCGTCCCCGCCCGGCACCAAGGACGTCACCGCCGTCCTCTTCGAGTGGAACTACGCCTCGGTCGCCAAGGAGTGCACCGGCACCCTCGGCCCCGCCGGCTACGGCTACGTGCAGGTCTCCCCGCCCGCCGAGCACATACAGGGCTCGCAGTGGTGGACGTCGTACCAGCCGGTGTCGTACAAGATCGCGGGCCGGCTCGGCGACCGCACCGCATTCCGGAACATGGTGAACACCTGCCACTCGGCCGGTGTGAAGGTCGTCGTCGACACGGTCGTCAACCACATGTCGGCGGGCAGCGGCACCGGCACCGGCGGCTCGTCGTACACCAAGTACGACTACCCCGGGCTGTACTCGAGCCACGACTTCGACGACTGCACCTCCCAGGTGTCGAACTACGCGGACCGCTGGAACGTCCAGCACTGCGAACTCGTGGGCCTCGCCGACCTGGACACCGGGGAGGAGTACGTCCGCGGGGCCATCGCCGGCTACATGAACGACCTGCTCACCCTGGGCGTGGACGGCTTCCGCATCGACGCGGCCAAGCACATCCCCGCCGGTGACCTGGCGAACATCAAGAGCCGCCTGACCAACCCGTCCGTCTACTGGAAGCAGGAGGTCATCTACGGCGCGGGCGAGGCCGTCCAGCCCACCGAGTACACCGGCAACGGCGACGTCCAGGAGTTCCGCTACGCCTACGACCTCAAGCGGGTCTTCACCAGCGAGAAGCTGGCCTACCTCACCAACTACGGCGAGGGCTGGGGCTACCTGAGCAGCTCCGTCGCCGGGGTCTTCGTCGACAACCACGACACCGAGCGCAACGGCAGCACCCTCAACTACAAGTCCGGCGCGAACTACACCCTGGCCAACGTCTTCATGCTCGCCTGGCCCTACGGCGCCCCGGACGTCAACTCCGGCTACGAGTGGTCCGACGCGGACGCCGGCCCGCCCAACGGCGGCGCCGTGAACGCCTGCTGGCAGGACGGCTGGAAGTGCCAGCACGCCTGGCCGGAGATCGTCCGCATGGTCGCCTTCCGCAACGCCACGCGCGGCCAGGCCGTCTCCAACTGGTGGGACAACGGCAACAACGCCATCGCCTTCGGGCGCGGCAGCAAGGGCTACGTGGCCATCAATCACGAGTCCTCGGCCCTGACCCGCACCTACCAGACCTCACTGCCCGCGGGCACGTACTGCAACGTCCAGAACAACACGACGGTTACCGTGAACTCCGCGGGCCAGCTCACCGCCACTCTGGGCGCGAACACGGCACTGGCGGTCTACGCCGGGAAGCCGAGCTGCTGA